CACCGTCTACGACCTTGCCAGCATCTCAAAGCTGTTTACCGCAGTCGCCGTGCTTCGGGAGGTTGATGCTGGCCGCGTCAAGCTTGAGGAGAACGTTGCGACCTATCTCCCCGAGTTCGCGGCCAATGGCAAGGGCAACATCAAGGTCATTGATCTGCTCACTCACACCAGCGGCTTGATGCCCCTGCCGGTTCCTGATCTTTGGAAGTCATACTACTCGTCAATCGACGAGCGAGTTCACACACTGCTCACTCTGGCTCCTCAAGAGCCGCGCCGCACCAAGTTCCTCTACTCCGACATCGGTTTCATGACCCTGCGCTACCTCTTGGAGCGAGTTACTGGTCTGAACCACGAGCTGCTCATCTACTCTTACACAATCCCTCTGGGAATGCGATCGACCTTCTTCAACCGCGGCAACCTCGAAGGCCCTCTCAACCCATTCCACAACCGCACCGCCCCAACTGAGTTTGAGATCGAGGCTCAGGGTCCTGAAGAGCCCAAGCGCCCACAGCCTGTCCGTGGCACTGTCCACGACGAGAACACCTGGGCCCTCGGCGGTGTTTCCGGCCACGCGGGTATCTTTTCCACCGTGGGTGACGTTGCCATCTTCTGCCAGATGATCCTGAATAACGGCATCTACAACGGCCACCGGGTGCTGTCCAAGAAGGCCGTGGATCTCATCTTCACCGACTTCAACGCCCAATTCCCCGGAAACAACTACGGCGCTGGCTTCGCGCTCAACCAGACATACACGCAGGGAAGCATGCAGAGCATGAAGACCGCTAGCCATGCGGGCTTCACTGGAACCACCCTCGCCATTGACCGTCCCTCTGGTACCTTTTGGCTCCATTTCGCGAACCGTGTGCATCCCAGCAGACATTGGGCTACCAACAACCCAGCCCGACGAGCTATGGGCTACTGGGTTGCCAAGAGCTTGGGACGAAATGTGCCATGGCCGAACTAAGCGCACGTGGGAGATTCACCCTAGAGAGGAAAAAGACTTCGCACAGGAATTGGACGCAATGGGTTCAACGAATGGCGATAAGCTAGCCTCATATTGCATCGACCGGTTGTTCATCACTTTGTGAAGTCGGCGCCTTTCTGCGTGAAGGTGCGAAATATTGAGAAATGAGGGCAAGGCCCGTTTCTATTCGTGTACATAGTTTGTATAGATTCGAATATACTTTTGTCTTCACGAAATGGTCTACTTCCCTCCCCTTGTCTGCGTCCTGTTGGAAGAGGGTTAAGTTGGATGAATGACCATCCCAACTCGTACCATCCCACTGGTCCGACCAGCAATCCTTGGTCATATTCCCTGCTTCCTTCGACCCTTGATGCTGTATCCGACTTGCTGGGGTTGATTGATCCGAACCCGACATGTGGAGTCGGGTCGTCGGATAAGCCGCCAGAGCATCGGATGGATCGTCACACTGAAGCCGAACTTGCGCTCCCTTCCAGGTAGGTCCAATAATCATCCAACAAGGTGAGCTTTTTCGTACGTTGCGATAACCAAAGGGTTGCCTCAGAATGCTCTGTGATATTAAAGCGGCCGCGCCGCCCGGCGTTCTAAAGACGCCCTCAGCGCAACCCAGACAGCAAACATGAGACTCATTGTTCGCGATACCAACACTGAAGCTGCCGAATATGTCGCCAGCTACATCCTCCAGCGCATCAAAGAATATGCTCCAACCCCCGAGCGTCCATTTGTCCTAGGCTTGCCAACCGGTGGCAGCCCTACCGAGGTCTACAGGCTTCTTGCCGCGAGTTACAAGGCCGGTGAAGTGAGTGGGCAAGGCGCTACTCTTATCTTAAATAGGGCTGACTTAGGTATTGGTAGGTTTCATTTGAGAATGTGGTCACCTTCAATATGGTAAGAAACGGTTCGCTTCAACGTTTAGGCAACATGTAGCTGAGCTCCTGCGCTTAGGACGAGTACGTCGGGATACCACGAGACCATCCACAGACATACCATTCCTTCATGTGGACTCACTTCTTCTCTCATGTCAACGTCCGCCCTGAGAATGTGCATATACTCGATGGGAATGCCCCTGATCTCGAGGCCGAGTGTGCGAGATTCGAGGATCTTATCCAGGAAGCAGGAGGCATCGACCTGTTCCTCGCTGGTATCGGCGAGGACGGTCACGTCGCCTTTAATGAACCTGGATCCAGCCTTGCAAGCCGAACCCGGGTCAAGACGCTAGCATACGATACGATACTCGCAAACTCTCGTTTTTTCGGTAACGATGTGAACCAAGTGCCTCGAATGGCGCTCACGGTTGGTGTTCAAACTGTCCTGGACGCCCGAGAGGTGGTCACGCTGGCTCTTGGCGCACGCAAAGCCGTCGCCCTTCAGAAGTGCATCGAGGGAGGAGTAAACCACATGTGGACGCTGTCGGGTCTTCAGCTACACCGACACTCGATGATTGTGGCCGACGAGGATGCAACACTCGAGTTGCAAGTCAAGACTGTTAAAGTGAGCCTGCCACCAACCCTCGGCGGATGATCTGCAAGTCTCTAACACAGTTTTACAGTACTTCAAGTCCATCGAACAGATCGCCCGCCAGCAAGGCTTTGAGCAGGGCCTGCCGAGAGGACTCCGCAAAGGAAAAGGGGCCAATGGAGTCCACGTCAATGGCTCCGTTGTGGTGAACGGGGTTCACTCTCCTATCGCCCTGAAGCCAGCGAACATCGATGCCTACTTGCTTCGGGCCAATAGTCCTGTTCTTGCTCAGCCTACATCTAGGTCAGTCACACCGGAGCCCACTCTAGACAGTATGGGGTCCCGTGTCTCCCAAACGTGATGGGCTTTGGTTGAGGCGTAGTCAGGCGAGTGTAAGTCGTCCCTAGTGCGCTCCCGGCTTTGACCAGGTTGTCGGTGAGCCCGTCGCCGAGGACGTTCTTATACCCTGGGCACCATTTCTAGTGACTTTTACCTgctgcaaggcaaggcattGGCGCTAGAAAAGGGCTGCTTGAGATTATTTAGAAGGGTGTGTAGGAGTAGTTGAGGCACAACAATATGGGGGAGGACATCATTAGCTTCTTACGCCTACTGCTCTTACGAATATGGCAGACCTTTCCCCCTCAATTGAAAGCGACCAAGGGACCACCTCTGTTGACCGAAGACCCAGGCATCTATAGATGGGTTGCAGATATCCGTGAGGTGGTAGGCCGAGAGATCGCAACACCCTTGATCGATAGCAAGTCAGGTAGGGCAGACCCGAGTAGCTTACGGTTGTGGTGTAAGATGTAGCTTGATTTTATGTGCATTTATGTAATTGATAGATCGAGTGGATAATCTCTTACCTTTGCCAACTGGTTCTCCGGCGCGGGCCTCTCTTTTGCCTTCAGGGGCTGCCCCCCCCCCCCGGCGAGTtcccgaagaagaagaagctgtggGAATCATCTGTCGAGTGTGGGACTTGGATCCAAGACCTCTTCGGAGCTACCAAACAAGACGAACCCGCAGAGTCGCCGACCAAGAAGCGGAAGCGACAAGTCGAGGACAACCAAGGGTCGCCGAAGAAGATGCGACAAGACCGGAAAGATGCACGCCGCAGTAGTGCCAAGGCATTTCTCTCCGTCATCGTCAATGAGAAGAGTGGTGAGCCGAGGTGGCAATGGAGGGACATTTGCGGCCAGGCCGCCCCCAACCACCTCGTTAAGTTCCGCGAAGGCCTCACCTTGGAGGGTTGGAAGATCCGATGCCTGAAGAATTATGACTACCACGAGCAACGCCTGACCGACAACTACAACCGAGAGTTGGTCACAGCTGGTTATCCAGTGGGCAGAGGATGGTTCAGCCCCAAACGGGATGCCAACCATCCGCATCAACTCATGCCCGAAACTGCGAGAGCCAAAACCTGTGGCCCCCCGGATTCGAGCATACCACGAAAGGTTCATTCTTGCCATGGATAAAGCGGAACTCGCTATTCCCCAGAAGCAAGCCCAGTAACAACTCTTATCCACGAGGATATCATGAGGGTATTGTGAGGATGTCATGAGGATATCGCGGGGGGTATTATAAGGATCTTATGATGATATCATGAGAATACTATGAGGATATCGTAAGGATATTAGGAGGATACTGTTATGTTAGCCAGTTCGTTCTGTCGTCCACGTTATGCCCAGCTTACATTGTCGTCTCACCTCGCCCCCCTTTTTCAACATCAGCCCCACCACTACCACTCTTCTTCGGCCATACGTTAACAaaagacaaaaaaaaaaaacagcaaaaagagaaaaaaacatacaacagcggggattcgctggtcgtcaccgacccaactactaatccgcccctcactggcttatctatgggagagcggacgggatcccgagttctccagtgggtatggtcgtatgtggtAGGAGACGAGGCTCAACCAGCTCATAGTGTTTCCTGGATGGACATAGGCAGAACAGTAGCTACACAATCTGTGAACCAATTAATTAGAAAGTGCGTATATTTGTGCCTCGTTCCAATAAAAATAGGTGGACATTCAAGATTGTGAACAGGACTACTAATGTGCTATGCCTTCTTCCCCATCACGGCAGCCCCTTCTCGCAAGTAGACCTGAGTGCCAAGCTTCCACACTTCATCAACTACCAGCTGCGTGATACCTTCAGCCATACGCTCCTcggagaagatgacgagatcAGCATCGGCACCCACGTTCAAGCTCCCCTTGCGGTCTTCGACACCGAGCATGGCTGCTGGCGTTGAAGTGACTGTCTTGAGGGCTTTGCCGACTGAAGTGCCGGACCATTTGAGAAAATTGTTCACACACTCGATCAGGGTGATGGAACTAGATGAACCTAAGCCAGTAACACTTGCTGACAGGGGGAGGGGATACTGACCTTCCAGCAATCTTGTTTGTTCCTTCGAGAAGCAACGTCGGCCCAACTTTGACGATCCTACTGTCCACTTCGCCGTTAGTCCAGGGATACGCGGCATCTGGAAGTCCAACCAGGTGCATAGCATCAGTGACGAGAATAAAGCCCTCCGGGTGAGCATTAAAAGCGATATTAATGGCGGTAGGGTGGAGGTGAATGCCATCGGCGATAATGCCAAAGTAAGGCCTTGGGAGCTTGTCGGTGACAACGCCAAGCACGCCGAAGATTCCCGGATTGCGATGATGGAGAGGCCTCATGGCGTTGAACAGGTGCGTGATCATTGTAGCGCCCGCGGCGACGGCATCCGAAGCCTCCTCGTACGTCGCCTCGGAATGTCCGATGGAACAGATAATGCCTCGACTTGTCAGCTCAGGGATGAGGCGCGTCATGTCGCCGCGCTCTGGGGCAAGTGTGATCTTCTTTATCGGGGCGGGCTCAGCGTCTGCCTCCCCCTTTTTGCCCAAATTCTCAATGCCGTAGCAGGCTTCAATATCTTGGAAGCTGAAGGCCTCCTGGAGCACGTTGACATCGTGGATGCCATTCTTCCCGGGGTTGAGGAAAGGCCCCTCCACATGTGCACCAAGGGACTCTGCTCCGTCATGGGCAAACCGAAGGCGACTTGGACGAAGAAAAGGTAGCACCTGGAGAGCCTGTCAACACCAGCTTCGCTGCG
The window above is part of the Fusarium falciforme chromosome 3, complete sequence genome. Proteins encoded here:
- a CDS encoding Beta-lactamase domain-containing protein, with translation MKFHAALLAVLAATPNPATADFVLRHGQPSSVGMLAKPLKDMIQNITEYSKPRNYGDASHNEVRAVEPGSANIVARHGVIVSAFATGKRNLYADANGTLLDPADQEDATLDTVYDLASISKLFTAVAVLREVDAGRVKLEENVATYLPEFAANGKGNIKVIDLLTHTSGLMPLPVPDLWKSYYSSIDERVHTLLTLAPQEPRRTKFLYSDIGFMTLRYLLERVTGLNHELLIYSYTIPLGMRSTFFNRGNLEGPLNPFHNRTAPTEFEIEAQGPEEPKRPQPVRGTVHDENTWALGGVSGHAGIFSTVGDVAIFCQMILNNGIYNGHRVLSKKAVDLIFTDFNAQFPGNNYGAGFALNQTYTQGSMQSMKTASHAGFTGTTLAIDRPSGTFWLHFANRVHPSRHWATNNPARRAMGYWVAKSLGRNVPWPN
- a CDS encoding Glucosamine-6-phosphate isomerase; the encoded protein is MRLIVRDTNTEAAEYVASYILQRIKEYAPTPERPFVLGLPTGGSPTEVYRLLAASYKAGEVSFENVVTFNMDEYVGIPRDHPQTYHSFMWTHFFSHVNVRPENVHILDGNAPDLEAECARFEDLIQEAGGIDLFLAGIGEDGHVAFNEPGSSLASRTRVKTLAYDTILANSRFFGNDVNQVPRMALTVGVQTVLDAREVVTLALGARKAVALQKCIEGGVNHMWTLSGLQLHRHSMIVADEDATLELQVKTVKYFKSIEQIARQQGFEQGLPRGLRKGKGANGVHVNGSVVVNGVHSPIALKPANIDAYLLRANSPVLAQPTSRSVTPEPTLDSMGSRVSQT
- a CDS encoding N-acetylglucosamine-6-phosphate deacetylase → MPSVISSGGITKFTNCRLARGDNLVCEDLWVSSHTGTILSSQATFFDSGTLPDRIIDLGGRIISPGLIDVQLNGAFGFNFSTLPDDISEYPKAVADVNKKLTTTGVTSYAPTLTSQKPILYQKVLPFLRPSRLRFAHDGAESLGAHVEGPFLNPGKNGIHDVNVLQEAFSFQDIEACYGIENLGKKGEADAEPAPIKKITLAPERGDMTRLIPELTSRGIICSIGHSEATYEEASDAVAAGATMITHLFNAMRPLHHRNPGIFGVLGVVTDKLPRPYFGIIADGIHLHPTAINIAFNAHPEGFILVTDAMHLVGLPDAAYPWTNGEVDSRIVKVGPTLLLEGTNKIAGSSITLIECVNNFLKWSGTSVGKALKTVTSTPAAMLGVEDRKGSLNVGADADLVIFSEERMAEGITQLVVDEVWKLGTQVYLREGAAVMGKKA